CCTTGACCTGGAAGGCGCCGGCGATGTCGCGGGTATAGGTCGCGCGGTTGAAACCGGGATTGGCATAGCCGCCGAAGGCGGGGGAGAATTCGAGCGCTCCGGAGATGCCGTAGACGAAATCGCCGTCGCGCCACATCTTGCCGGCCTCCAGCCCGATCACCGGGCCGGCTGACGTCCCGTAGTGCTTCGAGCTGGTGACCTGGAAGCCGCTGGAGATGCGGGCATAGGAGCCTTCCCATTTGACGCCGCCGGGCGACAGGGTCGGCTGCGACCAGGCGAAGGAGGGCAGGACGCCGAATCCGGAGAGCGGCAGGAAGGCCTGCGCCTGCGCCGGGGCGCCGGCCGCGAGCAGCGCAGCCAGGGCTGCGCCGGCTGAAAGAAGCTTCATGCGTGCGGTGCCAAAGGCCGGGATCATGCTCATGGCATAGCAGGTGAGGGTGGGATTGTCGCGCTTTTGTGGCGCGACACCCGGTCGTCAGCTCAGCTTGGTCTTGAGGCGCAGGAACCGCATCGTCCGTTCGGCGGTGGCCATATCGAGCTGCTCATAACCCTTGAGATCGTCCTCGATGTCCTTGGCCTTGAAATAGAGGCGTCGTGCGCGCAGTTCCAGGATGGCGTGAAAGGTGTGCTTGTCGAGTTCCAGTATGCGCGCCAGCACGGCGATGCCGCTGACGTCGCGCTGCATCAGCACACGCAGGGCCTGCTCGTTCGAGATCCCGGCGCTGGTCGCGATCACCTGGGCGAGGTGGAAGGCGCGGTCCTCTTCCGCCAGCATGTCGACGACTTCGCCGAGGCTGCGCGTGCCGGCCTGGAGATCGGCGATCAGCAGCCGGACCTCTCGGCGCTGCTGCCGCGCCTGGCGCGCCATCGTTGCGGTCTGGTGCGAGCCGGTCTCCGCAGAGGGATCCGACATCTGCTCGACGATGCGCAGCACGCGTTCGGCGCGCTGTGGTGACAGGTCGGAGCGGCGCGCCAGCGCCTCGCTCACCGCTGTGTCGTCGCCGCCGCGCTGCAGCAGCCGATCGAAGCCGCGATCCGAGAACTGCGCGCCTTCATTGCCCGAGACGGTGCGCAGCACGGCGCTGTCGCCGCGCTCGACCAGGATGTCGGTGACCCCTTCCGACAGGCGGGCACGTTCGGCGATCGCCACGAGATGCGCCTGTGTCTGGCTGATGGCGATGGCCGCGAGATCGGTGTCGGTCAGGACCGGGGAGAGCTTGAGCACGAGCCGCGCGACGCCGGCATCGGCATCGTTCGCCAGCGAGACCGCAACGCGATGCGGCAGCGTTTCGGTGGCGGCGACGTTGTCGGCGTATTGGCGCCGGCCTTCCGTATCGAGATGAGGCAGCGAACGCAGCGCGATCTCGCCGTAATGATCCTGTGACTCCTCGCTCGGCTCGGCGTCCAGCAGGAACAGATCCGTCACGGCGTTGAGAAGCTTGCGCCGCGCCTCCGATGACATGTCTGCCGGCAGGCGGGTGAGAGTCTGCAGCATGGATTCTTCCACAAGGCTCCGGCGGCATTCTGACGCCGATCCCAGCAACCTGCCGCAGCGCCGTTTGATTTAGTCTTAAGCCGGGCGAAGAATTTCATGTATTTCCAAGCAGCTTATACAACCTATTGGTGCATTTATCTATATAATATTCCAATGGCTGTATATTCCGGTGCGAAGCGGCGAAGCGGCGAAGCGCCTGAGGGCCTGCCCGAAATTTCATCGAGCCCTCATCCTGAGGAGCCATTTCGCCAGAAATGGCGTCTCGAAGCATGCCCAGAAGGTTCCAGAGCCAGCTGGAGCCCCCTTCGAGACGGCCCTTCGGGCCTCCTCAGGACGAGGGCTGGAGCTTTGAGACCTTTATGGCGCTGGGAAGAAGTTGCTCGGCAGGTTGCTGGGGCGCGTCGTCGACTCCGCCCGCACCGGCGCGCTCGCCGTCGGGCCGTACCCCCTGTCGAAGGCGGTGCCGTCCTGCTCGTTGCAGGTCGGACGCTGCGGGTTCTTGGCGATGGCGGCCGAGCGCGGAAAGGCCGTGTTGTCGACCGCGTCGGTGGTCGGCTGGCCGATATCGATGCGTGAAGTCACCATGCTTACGGTCGGCTTGGCGGTCGGCGAGGTCCAGCCGAGCGTGCCGTGCCAGATGATATGCCAGCCGATCCGCGCCAGGTGATGCACTGTCGAGCCGCGTTCCCGCGCGACGAAATAGGCGATGAAGCCTTCGTCGCGTCGGGCCGTATGCAGGAAGTTCGGCGCAGGCACCTTGCTGTTGGTTTGGCGCAGGGGGAACGGGTTGTTGGGATGGTCGCCGAGCTTGTAGGTCACCAGGAAACCCTTGGTGCCGGTAGTCTGGTCGGTGATGACCTGATTGCTCGGGTCGAAGATCATCTCGTCGACAGTCGGCAGGTCGCCGTCGCCGTCCAGCGAGGGATTGGTGCCGAAGGCGGATTTGAGGTTGATGGCGATGCTGCCTTCATTGGCCATCCGCCCGGCATAAAGCGCTTCGTAGACCACGATGTCGGAGACCAGGATCATCCCGAACTCCCAATTGGTCGTCAGGTCGACCTTGTCCTGCCGGTTGGCCGGATCGCCTGACATCAGCACGGTGCCGGTGCAGGTGATCATCGGGCCGGTATGGCCGGGATGCCCGGCCGGATCGTCGGCGGCGGCGCGGCGAGCGTTGGTCGTGCAATGCAGCAAAGCGTGCTCGGTGCCGACATGGATGTCGGTACGCGAGCCACCCTTGTTGGCGATGATCGTGGCGGTGCCGGGTGCGATCGCGACAACCATGGCTTCTCCTGCGGTTATCCGACAGTCTGATGTCTTCGGGCGGGGCGCGTCGATCTAGCGAACCGCTGCGCTGTGCGTGCGCGCCTTGGCGGCTTCGGCGCGGCGATTGAGGGCGCTCACCGCGATGATGGCGCGCTCCAGCGCCGCCATGGTCAGCGGCCCGACGATGGCGTCGGCGACGAGTCCATTGGCCGTCTGGAAACTGCGCACCCGGTTCGCCGTTTCCGGGCCGAAGATGCCGTCGGGCAGGGTGCGGCCCTGGCCGGTCGAGTTCGGCATCGCCATGCCGAGGTCGATCAGAGCGAGCTGGATGATGGCGACGGCATCGCCGCGCTCGCCCTGCTTCAGCGGCGGCGCGTTCTCGGCGGCCTTCCTAAGGCGGTCATTGTTCGAAAAGCGCGGTGACGTGAGCGCCATGATCTCGATCCTGCCCGTCCCCGATGACCCAAGGTTAGTTCCGGGTCCGGGGAGGGGTCAAGGACGCTGGCATGGCTTCCAGCTTCAAGCGGCCGGCAGGCAGGCTGGGCCGAGCGGCTCGAAGCTCTTATAGGTCAGGATGAACTCCTGGTGGCCGAGTTCCTCCGACTTCGTCCGCCCGCCTTGCGCCAGCGAGACGACGAGGTCGCGGATTTCGGTGCCGACCTCGTCGAGGCTGGCTCGGCCTTCGAGGATACGGCCGGCATCGACGTCCATGTCGTCGCTCATCCGGCGATAGGTCTCCGGATTGGCGCAGATCTTGACCACCGGCGAGATCGCCGAACCGACGACCGAGCCGCGCCCGGTGACGAACAGCACGCAATGCGCGCCGCAGGCGATCAATTCGGCGATCTCGGCATTGTCGTTGATGTTGGGGAAGCCGAAGCGGACTTCGCCATCCGGCACCACGTCGAGCAGATAGAGCCCGCCATGCGGCGGCACATCACCGGGCTTGATCAGGCCGGAAATCGGCGATGCTCCCGACTTGGCATAGGCGCCCATCGATTTCTCCTCGATGGTCGAGAGCCCACCCTCGGCATTGCCGGCGGCGAAGGAGCCATAGCCGAGCGTCGCGTAGTAGCGCGCCGCCTTGGCGACCGATTTCTCCAGCTCGACGCCGAGCCCGGGCGTGATCGCACGCGCCGCCATGATGTGCTCGCAGCCGATCAGCTCGCCGGTCTCCTCGAAGATGCAGGAGGCGCCCTCGGCGATGAGCTGGTCGAAGGCGCGGCCCGCCGCCGGATTGCCGGTGATGCCGGAGGTGCCGTCCGAGCCGCCGCAGACGGTGCCGATCACCAGCTCGCTGACCTGCATCGGCACGGTCTCGGTAGCGTCGAGCGCGATGCGCTGCTCCTCGACCCAGGCGCGGCCCTCCTTGATCGAGGCGCGGGTGCCGCCGGTGCCCTGAATGACGATGGTCTTCACCGGCCGGCCGGTGGCGCGCACCACCCGCTCCAGCGCGTATTTGTTGAAGCTCTCGCAGCCGAGCGAGACCAGCAGCACCGCCCCGACATTAGGGTGGGTGCAGAGCTGCTCCATCATCCGCTCGGCATAAGGGTTCGGGTAGCAGCCGGGGAAGCCGATGGCGTGGACCTCGTGCTCGCGCCAGGGCAGGGCGATCTCGCGCGCGACATGGTGCGCGCATTCGACCAGATAGGCGACGGCGACGACATTGCGGATGCCCTTGCGGCCGTCGCTGCGCAGATAGCCCCTGAGCTCGCTCATTGTGCCGCTCCCGCCTTGCGCTCGTCCTCGAGATGATAGGTCGGCGTGTAGTCGCTCTTCATGTTCTGGACATGGACATGGTGACCGGCGGCGATGGCGACCGTCGCCACGCCGATCGGCGCGCCGTATTTCAGGATCTTCTCGCCGGGCGCGATGGCGCGCCGGGCGATCTTGTGGGCGAGCGCGATGTCGCGGTCGATCACCGCCGGACCCGTGCCGGTCTCGATGGGCTCGCCCGCCGGCAGGCGGGTGCGCGCGACGAAGACGTTGTCGCGCGGGTCGAGCAGGATCAGGCGGGGATCGTGCTGGGACATCAGAACTTGCCGAATTGCAGATAGGCCTGCTGGGGATCGGTGCCGGCGAGGATCGCGGTGCGGACCTTGTTCTCCGCCGAGATCGCGGTCTCGGACTTCTCCAGGACTTCCTCGATGATTTCGGCCGGGATGCGCACCACGCCGTCACGGTCGGCGAGGATGTAGTCGCCCGGCCGGATCCAGACCTCGCCGATCTTGATCGGCTCGTCGACCGCCTTGGGCAGCCAGACGCCGACGATGTCGCGCGGCGTATAGGCCTTGAAATAGGCCTGGAAGCCCATCTCGACCATGAATTCGGTGTCGCGCGACAGTCCGTCGATGACGCAGCCGCGCACGCCCTTGTTCTTCAGCGTTTCGGCCGAGAGCTCGCCCATCAGCGCGACCTCTTCGGTGTTGGGCTGGCAGACCCAGACATGGCCGGGCTTGGCGGCGGAGAGCAGGCCGGTCCAGCCGAGCAGGGTCTCGTGCGCATCGAACTCGCCGGTCTTGCCCTCGACGGTGAAGGCGGGGCCGGCGAGCTTCACGCCTGGCAGCAGGGGGCGCAGCGCCGGCGGCAGGGTGAAGTCCTTCAGCCCCATGGCGCGCATCGTGTCGTGAATGATGCCGGTGTAGCAGCGTTCGAGGCGCTCGGTCAGCGTATCCGTCATGTTTCCTCCGGTGCGGCCGCTCCGGCGGCCTTGCGGGCACCTTGCGCAGAGGGTGGCTCAGGGGGCAAGTGCGGATTCTGCAGCGCAGGCGTGCGTATTAAACGATTTAAATTGCGATTCTCGTCATACTCGGGCTTGATCTGAGCATCTCGGAAACCAGCTAACTGGTCCTGAGATTCTCGGGTCTGCGCTTCGCTGCGCCCGAGAATGACGTGCCGACAGCATCAGCCCACCCGCTCCCAGCCCTGGGGCATCAGCCGCTCCTGCGGCAGGAAGCGGGCCTTGTAGGCCATCTTCGGCGAGCCTTCGACCCAATAGCCGAGATAGACGTAAGGCAGGCCGAGCTTACGGGCGCGCTCGACATGCTCGAGCACCATGAAGGTGCCGAGCGAGCGCGCTTCGAGGGCGGGGTCATAGACCGAATAGACCATGGAGAGCCCGTCGCTCAGCCGGTCGGTCAAAGCGAAGGCGAAGAGGTCGCCCTGGCCTCGTCCGGTGAAGCCGCTGTCGGGGCTGCGCCGGCGGTATTCGATCAGGCTGGTCTCGACATGGGTGTCCTCGACCATCATGGCGAAGTCGAGCGCCGACATCGTCGCCATGCCGCCATCGGGATGGCGGTCGTCGAGATAGCCGCGGAACAGCGAATAATGCTCCGAGCGCGGCTGCGGCGGCAGCGTCTCGCCGATCAGGTCGCTGTTATGCGAGAGGATTTTGCGGAAGGTGCGCGAAGGCCGAAAGTCGGCGACGACGATCCTGACCGAGATGCAAGCCCGGCAGGTCTCGCAGGCCGGCCGATAGGCGATGCTCTGCGAGCGCCGGAAGCCGCCTTGCGAGAGCACGTCGTTGAGGTCGCGCGCTCGCGCGCCGACGAGGTGCGTGAACACCTTGCGCTCCTCGCGGCCCGGCAGATAGGGGCAGGGCGTCGGCGAGGTCAGGTAGAATTGCGGGGCATCCCGCAAGGGACGTGTCACGTCAGGCAGGCTCCGGAACCGCCGAATTCGACCTGAGTTTAGCAGTCGGTGCGGCGGCAACAAGCGGGAAGCCGGGGGTAGCCGCTTGGCATGGGATAACCCCTGAATCAGTGCTAGCTTGCCCTTGCTGGGATACCCCTGAGACCCCAGAGGCGGGGCTGACAGATGCAGACCGAAACGGTCGCGTTGACCCGCGAGAAGGAAACCCTGCTGATCACGCTCTGGGCCAAGGCCGGCGAGAGCCTGTTGCCCGATTCCCTGCTCAAGGACCGCTTCGCCGCCGAGGCTGCAACGCGCATCGACTATGATTTCGCCAAGCTCAAGGTCGACCGCGACCTGATGGTCGGCCTCGCCATGCGCGCGAGCACCATCGATGGCTGGGCACGCGATTTTCTCGGAAGGCACCACGATGCGCTGGTGCTGCATCTCGGCTGCGGGCTCGACAGCCGCGTCTTCCGGATCGACCCGCCGGCCAGCATCGATTGGTACGACATCGACTATCCGGACGTCATCGCGCTCAGGCAAAAGCTCTACCCGGCGCGCGACGGCTATCATCTGACCGGCTCGTCGGTGACGGAGCCCGGCTGGATCGCCGGGCTGCCGCGGGATCGCCCGACGATGATCGTGGCCGAGGGGCTTTTGCTCTATCTGCCGGAGGAAGAGGTGCCATTGCTGCTGGAGCGGCTGGTGCGGCATTGCCGCAGCGGCGAGATCGTCTTCGACGCCTATAGTCCGTTCGGCCTCAAGCTGATCGCAATGCAGCCCTCGATCAAGGCGACCGGCGCGGTGCTGCGCTGGTCGCTCGACGATCCCGCCGAGCTGGAGCGGCAGGTGCCGGGCCTCGAACTGGTCACCGAACTGACGGCCTATGACCCTGATGGTTACGATCCGGCCCAGATCGCCCGCATGTCCTGGCCGGCGCGCTTTACGATGCAGTTCTTCTCGCTGATCCCGCCGCTGGCACGCATCGGCCTTCTGCTGCGCTATCGCTTTTAGCTGGTCGCCTTTGCCGTCATGGTCGGGCTTGTCCCGACCATCCGCGTCTTCCTTCCCGCAAGGCGGTGTTCAAGACGTCGGTGCTCGCCACAAGGGCGAGCATGACGGGATGCGTCAGGCGCGCACCACCACGAGCCCGGTCAGGATGTCGTGGCCGAGGCGCCGGTCCTCGCGCACCAGCCCGCAGGCGATGTCGAGGAACCACAAGCCGATCGTGCCCGCCGCGACATAGAAGAACAGCGCATGCACGGCAGCCGCCAGCGCATCAGGCCGGCCGCCCGACGCTGTCTCGACCCGAAGGCCGGCCATGCGCATGCCGAGCGTCGCCTGCTTGCGCCCGCCGATGGTGATGGCGGCATAGCCCAGCGCGACCGCGATCGTCGCTCCACCCATCAGGAGCCAGGTCAGGCCGAAGGTGATGATGCCGAGGATGCCGAGCAGGAACCAGACGATGCTGCCTAGGATGAACAGGACGACGACGTCGCCGATCCAGGCGAACATGCGCGAGCCGAGCACGCCGCGCGTATCCTGCAGCGGCCGGTCCTCCAGCGCGACGATGGGCGGCTGGCGATAGGACGGGTTCGACATATCCTGCTTTTCCAATCTCCGGCGGGGCGGATGTGCCCGCCGGCTGATAATGTTTGATCAGCGAGCCGGTTCCGCAAGGCCGCTGGCGAGGAGCAGCGCCGTTTTTGGCGCGAACGCCTCAGGCTTCGGCGATAACAAACCTTGCTAAAGCCTGTGGCCGATCCCACACTGGAACGATCGGAGATCGGCCATGAACATCAACGTGTCGCTGCCGGAGGAACTGCTCCGCTTCATCAAGGCGAAGGTGGAGACCGGCCGCTATACCTCCTCCAGCGAGGTCGTGCGGGAGGCGTTGCGCCTGCTCGAGAAACATGACGAACAGGAAGCCGAGAAGCTGCGCTGGCTCCAGCAAGCCTGGAAAGAGGGCGTCTCCAGCGGCGCTGGCGGCGAACTCGATCTGGCTGCCATCAAGGCCGAAGGCCGCGAGCGGCTGGGTGTGAAAGCCTGAAGCGGCATGGGCTTCGTCCATTACACCGATCGGGCGAAGCAAGACCTCCTCGACATCTGGCTTTGGATCGCGCGTGACAGCGCGACGCTCGCCGATGCGGTTATCGAGCGCATTGAGCAGCGCGCAAGCAAATTATCGCAGCACCGCGAGATCGGCATGGCTCGGCCAGAGATCGGCGAGGGCGCGCGCGGCCTCGTCATCGAGCGTTGGCTCGTGCTCTATCGGCTGGTCGATGGCGGCGTTCAGATCGTCCGCATCGTCGATGGTGCGCGCGATCTCGTGCGCCTCGGCTGGCCGGCAGATTGAGCCGACGAGTCAGCCACTCGGCCCCGCAAGGCCACGCGGATAGATCCGCCTCGGCGCGAAGCCTTCCTGGCGCAGCGCCTCTTCGATCGCGGCGGTGTGCGCCTCGTCGCGGGTCTCGATGGTGACGTCGAGCATCACGCCCTTGGCCGGCACGTCGAGGAAGAGCCGGCCATGGCTGACTTCGAGGATGTTGGCGCCGAGCGTGCCGAACAGGCTCGCGACCTTGCCGAGCAGGCCCGGCCGGTCGCTGGCGGTGAGGCGGAAGGCTGCAATGCGCTGCTCGCGCTCAAGCTCGCGCACCATGATCGCCGCGAGCAGGCGCGCATCGATATTGCCGCCGGAGAGCACGAGCCCGACCTTGCGGCCGCGGTAGCGCTCCGGCTCCTTCAGCATCGCCGCAAGGCCGGCGGCGCCGGCGCCCTCGGCCAGCGTGTGCTGCAGCGTCGCGCAGGCATTGACGGCGCGCTCGATCAGATCCTCTCCGACCAGGACGATGTCGGAGACCAGCGCCTTCACCACCGGCAGGGTCTGCATGCCGACGGTCTTGACCGCGATGCCTTCGGCCAGCGTCGCCCCGCCGATTGGCAGGTCGGCGCCATCCACGGCGTTGTGGAAGGAGGGATAGAGCGCCGCCTCGACGCCGATCATCTCGATCGACGGCTTCAGCGCCTTGGCGGCGATGGCGTTGCCGGCCATCAGCCCGCCGCCGCCGAGCGGGATCAGCAGCGTGTCGAGCTCGGGCAGCTCGCGCAGCATTTCCAGCGCGACGGTACCTTGGCCGGCCATCACAGCCGCGTCGTCATAGGGGTGGACGAAGACGAGGCTCTTCTCGGCAGCGATCTCGCGTGCCTTCTGCGTGGATTCGTAGAGCGTCTCGCCGAACAGCACGACCTCGGCGCCATGGGCGC
This genomic interval from Bosea sp. 29B contains the following:
- a CDS encoding outer membrane beta-barrel protein, with the protein product MKLLSAGAALAALLAAGAPAQAQAFLPLSGFGVLPSFAWSQPTLSPGGVKWEGSYARISSGFQVTSSKHYGTSAGPVIGLEAGKMWRDGDFVYGISGALEFSPAFGGYANPGFNRATYTRDIAGAFQVKAGVFATPDVLLYTTVGLAAANETFRYGATSFSAPFSRSDIAVRPEARAGVEWAVTDKITLGLEVGVVGPAMR
- a CDS encoding DUF2336 domain-containing protein; protein product: MLQTLTRLPADMSSEARRKLLNAVTDLFLLDAEPSEESQDHYGEIALRSLPHLDTEGRRQYADNVAATETLPHRVAVSLANDADAGVARLVLKLSPVLTDTDLAAIAISQTQAHLVAIAERARLSEGVTDILVERGDSAVLRTVSGNEGAQFSDRGFDRLLQRGGDDTAVSEALARRSDLSPQRAERVLRIVEQMSDPSAETGSHQTATMARQARQQRREVRLLIADLQAGTRSLGEVVDMLAEEDRAFHLAQVIATSAGISNEQALRVLMQRDVSGIAVLARILELDKHTFHAILELRARRLYFKAKDIEDDLKGYEQLDMATAERTMRFLRLKTKLS
- a CDS encoding peptidoglycan-binding domain-containing protein — protein: MALTSPRFSNNDRLRKAAENAPPLKQGERGDAVAIIQLALIDLGMAMPNSTGQGRTLPDGIFGPETANRVRSFQTANGLVADAIVGPLTMAALERAIIAVSALNRRAEAAKARTHSAAVR
- a CDS encoding UxaA family hydrolase — its product is MSELRGYLRSDGRKGIRNVVAVAYLVECAHHVAREIALPWREHEVHAIGFPGCYPNPYAERMMEQLCTHPNVGAVLLVSLGCESFNKYALERVVRATGRPVKTIVIQGTGGTRASIKEGRAWVEEQRIALDATETVPMQVSELVIGTVCGGSDGTSGITGNPAAGRAFDQLIAEGASCIFEETGELIGCEHIMAARAITPGLGVELEKSVAKAARYYATLGYGSFAAGNAEGGLSTIEEKSMGAYAKSGASPISGLIKPGDVPPHGGLYLLDVVPDGEVRFGFPNINDNAEIAELIACGAHCVLFVTGRGSVVGSAISPVVKICANPETYRRMSDDMDVDAGRILEGRASLDEVGTEIRDLVVSLAQGGRTKSEELGHQEFILTYKSFEPLGPACLPAA
- a CDS encoding UxaA family hydrolase translates to MSQHDPRLILLDPRDNVFVARTRLPAGEPIETGTGPAVIDRDIALAHKIARRAIAPGEKILKYGAPIGVATVAIAAGHHVHVQNMKSDYTPTYHLEDERKAGAAQ
- a CDS encoding RraA family protein; amino-acid sequence: MTDTLTERLERCYTGIIHDTMRAMGLKDFTLPPALRPLLPGVKLAGPAFTVEGKTGEFDAHETLLGWTGLLSAAKPGHVWVCQPNTEEVALMGELSAETLKNKGVRGCVIDGLSRDTEFMVEMGFQAYFKAYTPRDIVGVWLPKAVDEPIKIGEVWIRPGDYILADRDGVVRIPAEIIEEVLEKSETAISAENKVRTAILAGTDPQQAYLQFGKF
- a CDS encoding arginyltransferase — translated: MTRPLRDAPQFYLTSPTPCPYLPGREERKVFTHLVGARARDLNDVLSQGGFRRSQSIAYRPACETCRACISVRIVVADFRPSRTFRKILSHNSDLIGETLPPQPRSEHYSLFRGYLDDRHPDGGMATMSALDFAMMVEDTHVETSLIEYRRRSPDSGFTGRGQGDLFAFALTDRLSDGLSMVYSVYDPALEARSLGTFMVLEHVERARKLGLPYVYLGYWVEGSPKMAYKARFLPQERLMPQGWERVG
- a CDS encoding class I SAM-dependent methyltransferase, translated to MQTETVALTREKETLLITLWAKAGESLLPDSLLKDRFAAEAATRIDYDFAKLKVDRDLMVGLAMRASTIDGWARDFLGRHHDALVLHLGCGLDSRVFRIDPPASIDWYDIDYPDVIALRQKLYPARDGYHLTGSSVTEPGWIAGLPRDRPTMIVAEGLLLYLPEEEVPLLLERLVRHCRSGEIVFDAYSPFGLKLIAMQPSIKATGAVLRWSLDDPAELERQVPGLELVTELTAYDPDGYDPAQIARMSWPARFTMQFFSLIPPLARIGLLLRYRF
- a CDS encoding RDD family protein, whose amino-acid sequence is MSNPSYRQPPIVALEDRPLQDTRGVLGSRMFAWIGDVVVLFILGSIVWFLLGILGIITFGLTWLLMGGATIAVALGYAAITIGGRKQATLGMRMAGLRVETASGGRPDALAAAVHALFFYVAAGTIGLWFLDIACGLVREDRRLGHDILTGLVVVRA
- a CDS encoding type II toxin-antitoxin system ParD family antitoxin, which encodes MNINVSLPEELLRFIKAKVETGRYTSSSEVVREALRLLEKHDEQEAEKLRWLQQAWKEGVSSGAGGELDLAAIKAEGRERLGVKA
- a CDS encoding type II toxin-antitoxin system RelE/ParE family toxin gives rise to the protein MGFVHYTDRAKQDLLDIWLWIARDSATLADAVIERIEQRASKLSQHREIGMARPEIGEGARGLVIERWLVLYRLVDGGVQIVRIVDGARDLVRLGWPAD
- a CDS encoding threonine ammonia-lyase, which encodes MGSGFAISFADIEAAAQTIAGHVLKTPLMPAPRLSALTGAEVFVKHENMQATASFKERGAVNKLLSLNEDERRRGVIAMSAGNHAQAVAYHARRFGIPATIVMPETTPLVKVENTRAHGAEVVLFGETLYESTQKAREIAAEKSLVFVHPYDDAAVMAGQGTVALEMLRELPELDTLLIPLGGGGLMAGNAIAAKALKPSIEMIGVEAALYPSFHNAVDGADLPIGGATLAEGIAVKTVGMQTLPVVKALVSDIVLVGEDLIERAVNACATLQHTLAEGAGAAGLAAMLKEPERYRGRKVGLVLSGGNIDARLLAAIMVRELEREQRIAAFRLTASDRPGLLGKVASLFGTLGANILEVSHGRLFLDVPAKGVMLDVTIETRDEAHTAAIEEALRQEGFAPRRIYPRGLAGPSG